From the genome of Metarhizium brunneum chromosome 4, complete sequence, one region includes:
- the RRP42 gene encoding Exosome complex component RRP42 produces MATQQTLLSPAELAYLHSTLSLTPPIRPDGRSSTQFRPLTAETGILPGTNGSARVCFSDGTEAIVGVKAEIEKTPGIRDAEDRDGKLSAIASAAADDARSRARGDWLEMTIEIPGQRDDEASTVFLAEMLREALLADGEFAKRLWINRRFHWRLFLDVLLISPPLSYPLPLLSLTSHLALLATRLPRLKSEGDEDPMFDDDWESSTYLYPRDRASTGFRPPITLLVIGVGDNIIFDPSKEELAVAETALAVSVGEVREETKPGGMNVDSRRELRLLSMRTVDPPSRLTPPGVPNSINVAANGASAGSTTKQQADGHQAVQGVWKAPLGGSKFSVMNGIVEAVLEKGGVADEILDGLEGVDLT; encoded by the exons ATGGCCACTCAGCAAACTCTTCTTTCTCCTGCCGAACTCGCATATCTGCACAGCACACTCTCTCTTACCCCACCAATCCGCCCTGATGGTCGTTCTTCAACGCAATTCCGGCCATTGACCGCAGAGACAGGTATTTTACCTGGAACAAACGGCAGTGCTCGTGTATGCTTTTCGGATGGCACAGAAGCCATTGTTGGCGTAAAGGCGGAAATTGAAAAAACCCCTGGCATACGAGATGCCGAAGACCGCGATGGCAAATTGAGTGCCATCGCAAGCGCCGCAGCTGATGATGCAAGGTCAAGAGCTAGAGGGGATTGGTTGGAAATGACGATCGAGATACCTGGCCAGAGAGACGATGAAGCTTCGACGGTGTTTCTGGCGGAGATGTTGAGAGAGGCGTTATTAGCAGATGGGGAATTCGCGAAGAGGCTTTGGATTAATAGACGATTTCATTGGAGATTGTTTCTTGAC GTTCTACTGATTTCACCGCCTCTCTCATACCCACTTCCACTTCTATCTCTAACATCACATCTCGCACTTCTCGCGACTCGGTTACCACGACTCAAGTCAGAAGGCGACGAAGACCCCATGTTTGACGACGACTGGGAGTCATCGACCTACTTGTATCCGCGTGACAGAGCTTCCACTGGTTTCCGACCGCCAATTACCCTGTTAGTCATTGGAGTGGGCGACAATATCATTTTCGACCCGTCCAAGGAAGAGTTGGCAGTTGCGGAGACGGCACTGGCCGTATCAGTAGGAGAGGTTAGGGAAGAAACGAAGCCGGGAGGGATGAATGTCGACTCGAGACGAGAGCTAAGACTGTTGTCAATGAGAACAGTTGATCCGCCTTCGAGACTAACTCCTCCCGGTGTGCCTAATTCCATCAATGTCGCTGCGAACGGAGCATCAGCTGGCTCTACTACGAAGCAACAGGCGGACGGTCACCAAGCTGTGCAGGGCGTGTGGAAAGCACCCTTGGGCGGAAGCAAATTCAGCGTGATGAACGGCATTGTAGAAGCCGTGCTTGAAAAGGGTGGTGTTGCGGATGAAATCTTGGATGGGTTGGAGGGTGTAGATTTAACATGA
- the CYC1 gene encoding Cytochrome c, with amino-acid sequence MAGGDAKKGANLFKTRCAQCHTVEKDGGNKIGPALHGLFGRKTGSVDGYSYTDANKQKGITWDDDTLFAYLENPKKYIPGTKMAFGGLKKEKDRKDLIAFLKDSTA; translated from the exons ATGGCTGGTG GTGACGCTAAGAAGGGTGCCAACCTCTTCAAAACCCGTTGTGCTCAGTGCCACACCGTCGAGAAGgacggcggcaacaagatTGGTCCCGCTCTGCACGGTCTTTTCGGCCGCAAGACCGGCTCCGTCGACGGCTACTCCTACACCGATGCCAACAAGCAAAAGGGCATCACCTGGGACGACGACACCCTCTTTGCTTACCTTGAGAACCCCAAGAAGTACATCCCCGGCACCAAGATGGCTTTCGGTGGTctcaagaaggagaaggacaGGAAGGACCTGATTGC CTTCCTGAAGGATTCTACTGCTTAA
- the chmp6 gene encoding Charged multivesicular body protein 6 — protein sequence MGGSTSRVTAQDKAILDMKNQRDKLHQYQRRITVLTDKETDIAKQMLAKGDKKRALLALRRKKYQESLLAKTDAQLEQLEKLTSNVEFALIQKDVVFGLQQGTKVLKEIHAEMGGLENVEKLMGETADAIAYQQEVSDMLGGQISNQDEEEVEDELAALQAELAGEGQQLPSVPNAQVPTSERPEEQEPAREARQMLAA from the exons atgggcggcagcaccagcagagTCACGGCCCAGGACAA GGCCATCCTGGACATGAAGAACCAGCGCGACAAACTACACCAGTACCAGCGGCGAATCACCGTCCTCACCGACAAAGAGACGGACATTGCAAAGCAAATGCTCGCCAAGGGCGACAAGAAGAGAGCCCTGCTGGCGCTGAGGCGCAAGAAGTACCAGGAGtcgctgctggccaagacggacgccCAACTCGAACAATTGGAGAAGTTGACGTCGAATGTCGAATTCGCGCTAATACAAAAGGACGTCGTGTTTGGGCTGCAGCAGGGTACCAAGGTCCTGAAAGAGATTCATGCCGAGATGGGGGGCCTGGAGAATGTAGAGAAACTCATGGGCGAAACGGCGGATGCAATTGCTTATCAACAG GAAGTCAGCGACATGCTGGGCGGCCAGATATCGAAtcaagacgaggaggaggtcgaggacgagctggcTGCGCTGCAAGCAGAGCTCGCCGGCGAGGGACAACAGCTTCCATCCGTTCCAAATGCTCAGGTTCCCACATCTGAGAGGCCGGAGGAGCAAGAACCTGCGCGAGAGGCACGGCAAATGTTGGCCGCCTAG
- the FN3KRP gene encoding Ketosamine-3-kinase — MAPNVDPAILKALGIDDQHAEIASHGSSGFAATFKLSATIDGQSINYFVKTGTGSAAELMFKGEHSSLNAIHSAVPSLCPKSHAHGAMSTPNKYFLVTDFLDLGSTAPGGSGLSLAAKLARLHTTPAPIPDGHDKPMFGFPVSTCCGETAQDNSWKSSWAVFYADNRLRSILKHCVRNNGSDAELSKAVETVASKVVPRLLGESTMKDITPVVIHGDLWSGNHSKGRIGGKGGAEEVVFDPSAVYGHSEYELGIMNMFGGYGASFWKEYERLVPKAEPKHEWEDRVALYELYHHLNHFAIFGGGYRGGAMSLLRKLIAKYGS, encoded by the exons ATGGCTCCCAATGTCGATCCTGCGATTCTAAAAGCCCTCGGCATAGATGACCAGCATGCCGAGATTGCCTCCCATGGCTCCTCCGGCTTCGCAGCCACCTTCAAGCTATCCGCCACAATCGACGGCCAGTCCATCAACTACTTCGTAAAGACCGGTACTGGCAGCGCTGCTGAGCTCATGTTCAAGG GCGAGCATTCATCCCTAAATGCCATCCACAGTGCCGTTCCCAGCCTTTGCCCCAAATCCCATGCTCATGGAGCCATGTCCACCCCGAACAAGTACTTCCTCGTCACCGACTTTCTCGACTTGGGGTCTACGGCCCCCGGGGGTTCGGGACTTTCCCTGGCAGCCAAACTTGCCAGACTGCATACCACACCAGCTCCCATCCCGGATGGCCACGACAAGCCCATGTTTGGGTTCCCTGTCTCAACGTGCTGCGGCGAGACCGCCCAAGACAATTCGTGGAAATCATCTTGGGCCGTGTTCTACGCCGACAACCGACTTCGGAGTATTCTCAAACACTGCGTGAGGAACAACGGCAGCGATGCCGAGTTGAGTAAAGCCGTCGAAACGGTGGCTAGCAAAGTCGTCCCTCGGCTACTAGGCGAGTCTACCATGAAGGACATAACACCGGTGGTTATACATGGCGATTTGTGGAGTGGAAATCACTCCAAGGGGCGAattggcggcaagggcggcgcAGAAGAAGTCGTCTTTGACCCTTCTGCTGTATACGGCCATTCCGAGTATGAGTTGGGTATAATGAACATGTTTGGAGGGTATGGGGCCAGTTTTTGGAAGGAATATGAAAGGCTGGTCCCAAAGGCAGAACCAAAACACGAGTGGGAAGACAGAGTGGCGCTTTATGAGTT ATATCACCACTTGAATCACTTTGCCATATTTGGTGGTGGCTATCGCGGAGGAGCCATGTCCCTTTTGAGAAAGCTAATTGCGAAATACGGCAGCTAG